AATTCCTTTGAGTTTCATTCTTGCGAACGTACTCCCCAGGTGGCTAACTTATCACTTTCGCTTAGTCTCTGAAGCTTAAAGCCCCAAAAACGAGTTAGCATCGTTTACGGCGTGGACTACCAGGGTATCTAATCCTGTTCGCTCCCCACGCTTTCGTCCATCAGCGTCAGTTGTTGCTTAGTAACCTGCCTTCGCAATTGGTGTTCTAAGTAATATCTATGCATTTCACCGCTACACTACTTATTCCAGCTACTTCAACAACACTCAAGACTTGCAGTATCAATGGCAGTTTCACAGTTAAGCTGTGAGATTTCACCACTGACTTACAAATCAGCCTACGGACCCTTTAAACCCAATAAATCCGGATAACGCTTGCACCCTCCGTATTACCGCGGCTGCTGGCACGGAGTTAGCCGGTGCTTATTCGTATAGTACCTTCAGCTACTCTCACGAGAGTAGGTTTATCCCTATACAAAAGAAGTTTACAACCCATAGGGCCGTCGTCCTTCACGCGGGATGGCTGGATCAGGCTCTCACCCATTGTCCAATATTCCTCACTGCTGCCTCCCGTAGGAGTCTGGTCCGTGTCTCAGTACCAGTGTGGGGGATCACCCTCTCAGGCCCCCTAAGGATCGTTGACTTGGTAGGCCGTTACCCTACCAACTATCTAATCCTGCGCGTGCCCATCTCTATCCACCGGAGTTTTCAATATCAAGTGATGCCACTTAATATATTATGGGGTATTAATCTTCCTTTCGAAAGGCTATCCCCCTGATAAAGGTAGGTTGCACACGTGTTCCGCACCCGTGCGCCGCTCTCTAGATTCCGAAGAATCTATACCGCTCGGCTTGCATGTGTTAGGCCTCCCGCTAGCGTTCATCCTGAGCCAGGATCAAACTCTCCATTGTATGTTTTTCCTGACCCACTCAAAGTATTATTTTACGCTTTAGTTTTTTCTTACTTGGTTGTATATTGTATGTCAATGATCTTTTTTCTTTCCGCAAGTTATAAGGAAGCTTTTCTGTCGTTCTGTTCCTTATTTGCGGTTGCAAAAGTAAATATTTATTTCTAACCGACCAAATGTTTTCTGAGAAATTTTAAAGTTTTTTAAGTAACCTTAAATCCCATCCAAACCCTTAATCTTACCTGCTTCTGCGCTCCGTTTAACCGGACTGCAAAGATACAAAAAATTTTAACTCACACAACTCTTTTTTTAAAAAGTTTTGTTCATCTTTTAGCTCCCATATCTATAAGCTGGTTCTAAATCTTTATGCTTATCTAAAAGCTCTTCTGCGCTACCGAATACTCTCGTTTTTCAGTGGGGCAAAGATAACAACTTAATACACCACAAAACAAACTTATTTAACATAAAATTCATATGCTAGTAAAATTATATCTTAAACTACTGATAAGCAGATAGAAAAATTTAAACAAAAGTTTAAATTTTAAATACAGATTTAACTCAAATGAGACTTTACTGTTTAGTGTGGGTATATATAAGGCTTAAAAACTCTGCATATGATTTTTCCAATCCAATTATATCTCCTGATTTAAGATTTAAACCGCCTGTTCCGGAGGTATCTGATTTAACTTTTAGGGAAGAAATCTGGAAGTAAAGGTTTTCGTCATTGTTTTTAGGCTGAACTTTAATAGTAGAACCTAACAACTTCTTTGTTGATATGGTATACACTTCTCCCGGAACGATATCAAGTGTAAGATACGATCGTGGTTCCAATATATAGTCTTTTTTATTTATATTAATCTTTTGATCTTTATCTGAAGAAGCAAAAACGTACAACATTCCTTTCTGTCCAGCGAAACTTTCTTTTGGAGTATAATATAGAGCGATCTTATAATTTGACGGATTGAGAGGTTGTGGCGTTCCATCTATATTTTCGAAGGGCTTAAATGCAAATGTATTGGCACCTATTTCTTTTGCCTTTTTATATATTAAAGAAAAAATGACTGCATCATCTTTTGTGAAACCCTGAACCTCAATTTCACCCAAATATTCAGCATTGGTTATGGTTTCAGCTTTTTTATACAGAAATTTATCTGTATTGTCGTTGGTTTTCTCAATTTTTGAAAGGTATACGTTCTGTGCATTGCAAAGCTGGACACAAAGTATGGAAACGGCAAGAATGAGGTTCTTCATCATATTATTGTTGTGTAAGTATTTTGACAGAATCTTCCAGGCTATTCTCCCAATGCTTAGGCTCAATTTTATAAATTTCTTCTATTTTATCCAGAGACATCGTACTCCTGGCAGGTCTTTTTGCAGGGGTAGGATATTGTTCTGTTGTTAAGGGATTCAATTGTATTGAAGCATTTGAAAACTCAGCGATTTTTTTTGCGAACTCAAACCATGTTGTTTCGGGATAGTTTGAGAAATGGAAGATGCCAAAAGTTTTGTTGGGAGTTTCTATAATATGCATAATTGCTTCTGCGAGATCATTGGCGTTAGTTGGCTGTCCAAACTGGTCGGCTACAATTCCGAGCTCATCTTTTTGGGAGAAGAGGCTAAGCATTGTTTTGACAAAGTTTTTATTAAATTCCGAATAGAGCCAAGAGGTTCTTAAAATGATGGTTCTAGGATTGAGTTCAAGGGCAAGCTCTTCACCTTTTCTTTTAGACTTACCATATACTCCTGTAGGGTTAGTAAAATCGTCTTCTGAATAGGAAAGATTGGTATCACCATCAAATACATAATCGGTAGAAACGTGGATCAGAATGGTTTTTTGGTCTGCACAAGCCTGGGCAAGATAACCTACTCCGTCAGCATTTACGGAAAATGCTTTATCACTTTCTTTTTCGGCAAGATCAACGGCTGTATATGCGGAAGCATTGATGCAATAATCAGGTTTGTGATCATATAGAAAATCATTGACCTGATCTTCATTTGTTATATCCAATGTTTGAGAATCCGTGAATATAAATTCATACGTATTTTCAAAGTCAGGAGCAATTTTCCTGATACAGCTCCCCAACTGTCCATTGCCCCCTATTACTGCTATTTTTTTCATCTATAGTTTATTATTTTATTATGTAATGTTGTTTCAAAGGATAGAATTGATTATATCCCATCATTCACTCTTAGTTAATTATGAATTTTTGGCGTTCTGAGATCTTAAAAATTTTACTCTTGACTGGAAGTCTTGCTGCTCAAGGGATACAAAGAATTTATGGAAGGTTTCTTTTATGTCTTCAGGATGAACTTCAGATTTCCTTGTTTTGAGATTGAAATAGATCACTGTAACCCATAAGACCGCATGAACAGTTTTTTCGTCCAGGCTTTTCATGAGTATTTCTACTTTAGCAGTTCTATCCTGTATTTCGATGGTTTTGCTGCTGATCACGACCTGGGTATTGTATCTTACTTCTCTCAGATAGGCGATTTCATTTTGAATAGCAATCCATGTACACCCTGTTTTTTTGGTATATTCTTCATAGGTGAAGCCATAAAATGTTTCTACATGATCTTCTCTTGCGTTGAACATATAATCCAGATATTTCACATTATTTAAATGTCCTATCGGATCACAATCGCTGAACCTTACTTTAACGGTCGTTGATACTTCTTTTTCCATAGCGCAAAAATAAAAAAACCGCCTCTAAAAGAGACGGTTAATTTATAAAACTTTGTTAATTTATTAGTTGATCCCTAATTCTTTTCTTAACAGCCGGTGTAGCATCAGCTCCTCCTTTGTATACAAAAGCAGAAGAGTTTGCATCCATGATGAATTCATATCCGCTAGCTTTAGCCACTTTCTCCATAGCATCATTCAACTTTTTCTCAATAGGTCCGAAAGCTACGTCCTGCTTAGCCTGAAGATCTTTCTGAGCTTTCTCTTGCATCTGAGCGATTTCTTCCTGGATTTTTTGAAGTTCTGTTTCTCTAGCCTTGTTCTCATCGGCAGTTTTCTTAGGAGCTTCCTCACTGTATTGCTTTAGTTTAGCCTGTCCAGCATCTGCTTTTTTCTTGATCTCAGCTTGTTTTGCATCTAAGAAAGTTTTTATTTCAGCATCTGCTTTTTTCTTTTCCGGCATTGCATTAAGAACCCCCATTACATCGACAGTAGCGATTTTTTGAGCTTTTGCCATACCTACTGATACAAACATTATTACCGCGGCAAATAATACACTTAATTTTTTCATAATTGGTAAAATAAATAATTTAATTTGTTTTTAGATTGTAAATTTAAGTAAAAGTTAATTTAAATATTACTTTTTGCTTTTACTTGTTTTTTCTTTTTTATCCGTTCCTTTCAATAAAATGGTTAAAACTTTTTCAGTATAATCATATCTTGGAAGAACAAAAAGAACATTGTTATCTTTTTTATCAAGAACTGTGCCCAAGCCATTCTTCTCAGCCATCGTCTTCATAGCTCCCCAAATCTGATCCTGGAAAGGGACAACAAGGTTGGTTCGTAGTTTTGTAATCTCGCCATTGGCTCCAAAACGCAAGCTGGTCGTTGTCTTAATATTTTTTTCGAGATCCATCACTTCTTTTTCTCTAAGTTTCAGCTGGTCTCCTATCAATAATACTTTTTCACTTTCAAATGCAGATTTTTTTCTTTCGTACTCGGACTGCAGGTTTTGAAGTTCTGACTGCCAGGTATCGATCTGTGAATTTAATCTTGCTTCAGCTTCTTTGTATTGGGGTAACTTATCTAAGATATAGTCCATATCCACTACTCCAATTTTCTGGGCGTTTGAAAACCCGAAAAGCAGAAATAATACAAATGTGAAAGTGATTTTAAAGTTTTTCATATTATTATAATGATTGGTTCATCAAGAAGTGAGTTTTCGTTCCGGCTTTATCTCCTGAAAGAGTTTTATCAAATCCATAAGCGAAGTCAAATCCGATCAAACCAAAGGCTCCCATATATACTCTAACCCCAATACCTACTGATCTTTTCAGCTGGAAAGGATTATATGTACTCCACGAGTTCCATACGTTACCACCTTCTGCAAAGGTAAGTGCATAGATCTTAGCGGTTTGGTTCATTGAGATCGGGTATCTTAATTCTAATGTAAATCTGTTATAGATGGTACCTCCACCTCTTTGGGTGATGTCTTCCGCTTCTCCTCCATAAGTAGAAGCATTTTCATACCCTCTTAAAGGAATCAATTCACGTCCGTCATATCTACCACCAAATAAACCTGTACCCCCAACATAGAATCTTTCAAATGGCGGAGCACCCAGTTTTTTGTTATATCCATCCATGAATCCCATTTCAGCAGACGATCTCAGTACCAGTTTTCCGGCAACCTCATTGTATACATCTGCCTTGAATTTGATCTTATAGAATTCCATCCACTTATATTTGTCAACCGGTGACATGGTAGAATAATCTTTGTTACTAAATAATGAGTAAGGCAAAGTCATTTTTGCAGAAACTTCAATATTTGAACCTGTAGTTGGGAAAATAGGGTCAATACCTGCTGAGTTTCTGCTTAAACCTAAGTTAAGACTTAAGTTATTGGCATCCCCATAGTATTCTGTAGTATCACCAAACTGGAATGGATAGTTATTGAAGGTATATTTCTGAAACTGAAGTCCTGTATATAATGAGAAGTAGTCATCCGGCCAGTTTAATAGTCTGTTCAGACCGACTGATGCGGAGAAGATATTAAGCTTCTGATCTAGGCCATTGCTGTCGTTATATTTTACTCTAGATGTATTTAAGCTGACAGAAAGTGCAGTAGGTTTTGTTCCGAATAACCATGGCTCAGTAAATGAAATCCCATAGTTCTGGAAATACTGTCCTGCCTGTGCCTGGATAGATAAGGTCTGCCCATCCCCTTGAGGGACCGGCTTAAAGTCTTTAAATTTAAGGAAGTTTTTCAACGAGAAGTTGTTAAATGTAAGTCCCAGGGTCCCAATAAAGCTGTTACCACCGTAACCTGCCTGTAACTGAACCTGAGAAGATCCTTTTTCAACCAACTTCCAGTTAATATCTACAGTATTATCCTGCTGATTGGGCTGAATATCCTGACCCACCTGCTGAGGGTCAAAGAAAGACATCCCGGCAAGATCGAAATACGTTCTTTTGATTTCTGTTTTCTTGAAAAGCTCGCCCGGTTTTGTTCTTAGTGCTCTAAGTACCACATGGTCATGGGTAGTTGTATTCCCCTGCCAGGTAACTTTATTCCAGGTAGCCTGTTCTCCTTCATTGATTCTGATTTCCAGATTTACCTTGTCTCCTGATACGGATTTCTCTACTGGTGTTACATTAGAGAAAAGGTAACCGTTATTCATATATACAGATTTAATATCTGAATCGTCTTCTTTACCTCCGTCTTCACCAACTTTTTTGTTGAAACCTACGGCATCGTAAATATCTCCTTTTTTATATCCCAATAATCTTTGTAAATATTCTGTAGGGTAAACGGTATTTCCGGTGAATGAAATATCCCCGATATAATACTTTTTACCTTCATTAAGCTTTACATTGATCTCAAAATTATTTCTTTTGTTTCTCCATACAGAATCTGAAACGATCTTAGCGTCTCTGTATCCCAAAGAGTTATAATAACTTACCAGGCTCTGCTTGTCTTCCTGATATTTTTCTTCAATGAATTTTGAAGATTTAAGAATTCCTCCGATACTAAATCTTCTTTGTTTTGTTTCCTTGAAAGCTTTTTTTCTAAGCTGAGCATCGGTAACGCTTGGATTTCCTTCAAATTCGATATGGTCAATTTTGATTCTTTTTCCTTTATCCAAATTAATAGTCCAATCTACCATAGAAGGGTCATTGGCATTAACTTTATCCTCGATGGTAATTTTAGCATCAGCAAAACCTTTCTTCACATAATCCTTAGGAACTTTCGTTTTAAGGCTGGAGATCAGGTTCTGGGTAATTTTTGTTCCAGGTTTTAGATTATTGTCTTTGATCAGCTTTTCGTTTTTAGATTTACCGATCCCTTTACCTTTGAATTTTACTTCTCCAAGTTCTTTAAGGTCTTCCAGGTAAAATCTTAAAATTACGGTCTGCCCTTCAATGCTCTGAACATACACTTCAACTTCTGAAAAAGACTGGGTATCCCACAGCTTTTTAACAGCGTTGCTGATTTTCTGTCCCGGAATATCCACAGATTCGCCTTTGCTTAAGCCGGTAAACCGTAAGATCTGCGCCGGCGTATATTTTTTTACCCCATCTACAACAATGTCTTTAAGAGTGTAAGTTCCTGCTTCATTTTCTGCGTGTACAGCATTAGTAACTTTAGTGCTGTCCTGAGGAGTTACTTGTCCATAAAAATGCGCCGAAGCAGCAAACATTATGATGGGTAATAGTCTAAACTTCATTTTATCGAGTCTTTCTTTTCTTTAAATTTATTGGGCTTTTATCTGATCACCGGTTAATCCGTATCTTCTTTCTTTGTTTTGATAATCTACAATACACTGGAAGAAGATATCTTTTGTAAAATCCGGCCATAGGATATTTAAAAACTGGAGCTCCGCATAAGCGATCTGCCAAAGCAGAAAGTTGCTTATTCTGATTTCTCCACTGGTTCTGATCAACAGGTCTACAGGAGGGAAGTCTTTGGTATAGAGGTAACTTTCGAAGAGTTTTTCATCAATATTCTCAACATCTACCTTTCCTTCTTTTACGTCAGAACTGATGTTTTTTACTGCATCCAATATTTCGTTCTGCGAACCGTAGCTTATCGCCAATACTAAATTTCCTTTTGTGTTTTCTTTTGTAAGTTCCACCACACGTTCAAGCTGTTCTTTCACTAAGGCAGGCAGCTTTTCCAAGTTTCCTATTACATGCATTCTGAGTCCTTTGCTAAAGATCTCTTCAGCCTCTAATAACAGGGTTTCTACCAGTAGATTCATCAGTGTACTTACTTCATCTGCAGGACGGCTCCAGTTTTCAGAAGAAAAAGTATACAGAGTCAAATAAGGTATATCAATCTCATTACAGGCATTAATGGCATTTCTTACTGCATTAATGGCATTCTTGTGTCCGAAGGTTCTGTCTTCGCCACGAGTTTTTGCCCATCTTCCATTGCCATCCATAATGATGGCGACGTGTTTCGGTAAATTCTCAGAATTTATTTTATCTTTAATCAACGACATATTAATTAATCACAATAGCATGGAGGTCTTCCGAATGAATAGGTCAGCCCTAAGCTGAAGGTATTCATCCAGTCCTTTGACCTTTCATCCCCAATATTTCTTTTGTTAATGAGCTCTTGCTCTCTTTCTTTAGAGACTGCATAATAATTCCCTGACTGCAGCAGTGAACTGCCTGTAGAGGGATCCAAAATATCTCCATTAAAACTTGATGTTACATCTTCAGAAAGTATCCTACTGTGATCAAGCTGATCGGTAAGTGTATATCTGAATGTAGCTTCCGCAAATACAGCCCAGTTATGGTTAAATTTATATTTTAAACCTACTCCAAAAGGAATATGCATAGTTACTTTTTTTCCTAATGAATATTGGGGTGTAGTTGTAAAATCCAATTCATTAAGAGGAGCCTGCGCCACTCCGTCTGCATCTCTTCTGAAATCATTCACAAGATCGGCTTTAGGCGCATCAAACATCAAAGCACCAATACCTCCGAAGATGTATGGGCTTACCATGCTTACCTGCTCATTATTTACAGGAAAGAAATTGTATTCAAACATTAAACTGGCTTCGTATACATTATTTTTTCCGTACGAATTTCTATTCGCTCTGTATTCTTCTTTCGCTACTTTATCGCTGAACTGGATCTGGTTGTATCCCAGGTCTAATCTTACGGTCTGGTGCGGATTAAAATTAAATCTATATAATAAACCTCCATAGAACGGGAATCCCCATTCTGACATCCTATCTAAATCCAACGGCTTTTGTAAAATATAATTGGTCCTTCCTACGTCCCCAACTAGGTTACTCATCCCTAGACGAACTCCCAATTCGTTTCTTTGTGCTTTAACACTTACCATTCCAAGGAGAGCAAGAAAGCTAAACAATAATTTTTTATTCATAAAAGAATATGGATTTATGGTTATTTTAAAATTTAATTTTTGCAAATATAAAACATTTTTATATTAATGATATTCTTAATGTATAGTTAAAAATAAACAAAAAAACATAATTTGTTATAAAGTAAACGGCAAAGTGGCAAAATTATTCTTTTTTCCTTAGATCTCAAATAAGGAAAGTATAAAAAAACCCCCATTTGCTGAGGGTTTAAAACGCTATTTTTTGTTAAATATTGCCTGTACCTTATTTCGTATCTTTATGAGTAAAGGTTCTTTATAATTTTTGTCTTCGTCAAAATATCCATAGCCATAGCCGTAACCATATCCGTAACCATATCCATAGCCTTGTTTCGTATTGTAGTCATTATATATAAATCCTAAATGATCAACCTCTCCGCTATGGTATTTTTCAGTGATCATTTTCAGCATATATTTCTCGGTATATTCGTGACGCACCACATAAAGATTGGCATCAGAATACTTCATCAGTTCATAGGAATCTGCTACAAGACCTACCGGCGGAGAATCTATGACAATAAAATCATATTTCTCTTTTAATTCTTCAATAAATTTAATGTTTCGTTCGCTCATTAAAAGTTCTGAAGGATTGGGAGGAATAGGTCCTGAGGTAGCAACATCCAGATTAGGAATCCTGGTTGTATTGATGATCTGCTCTATTTCCACTTCTCCGCGTAAGGTAGTTTGAAATACCATATTTATTATCGATCTTAAAGTCTCCGAAGATCTTAGGTTTTCTAAGGTCCATACCCAGAAGAATCGTTTTTTTATCACTTAACC
The Chryseobacterium sp. W4I1 DNA segment above includes these coding regions:
- the rfbD gene encoding dTDP-4-dehydrorhamnose reductase, whose translation is MKKIAVIGGNGQLGSCIRKIAPDFENTYEFIFTDSQTLDITNEDQVNDFLYDHKPDYCINASAYTAVDLAEKESDKAFSVNADGVGYLAQACADQKTILIHVSTDYVFDGDTNLSYSEDDFTNPTGVYGKSKRKGEELALELNPRTIILRTSWLYSEFNKNFVKTMLSLFSQKDELGIVADQFGQPTNANDLAEAIMHIIETPNKTFGIFHFSNYPETTWFEFAKKIAEFSNASIQLNPLTTEQYPTPAKRPARSTMSLDKIEEIYKIEPKHWENSLEDSVKILTQQ
- the bamA gene encoding outer membrane protein assembly factor BamA, translated to MKFRLLPIIMFAASAHFYGQVTPQDSTKVTNAVHAENEAGTYTLKDIVVDGVKKYTPAQILRFTGLSKGESVDIPGQKISNAVKKLWDTQSFSEVEVYVQSIEGQTVILRFYLEDLKELGEVKFKGKGIGKSKNEKLIKDNNLKPGTKITQNLISSLKTKVPKDYVKKGFADAKITIEDKVNANDPSMVDWTINLDKGKRIKIDHIEFEGNPSVTDAQLRKKAFKETKQRRFSIGGILKSSKFIEEKYQEDKQSLVSYYNSLGYRDAKIVSDSVWRNKRNNFEINVKLNEGKKYYIGDISFTGNTVYPTEYLQRLLGYKKGDIYDAVGFNKKVGEDGGKEDDSDIKSVYMNNGYLFSNVTPVEKSVSGDKVNLEIRINEGEQATWNKVTWQGNTTTHDHVVLRALRTKPGELFKKTEIKRTYFDLAGMSFFDPQQVGQDIQPNQQDNTVDINWKLVEKGSSQVQLQAGYGGNSFIGTLGLTFNNFSLKNFLKFKDFKPVPQGDGQTLSIQAQAGQYFQNYGISFTEPWLFGTKPTALSVSLNTSRVKYNDSNGLDQKLNIFSASVGLNRLLNWPDDYFSLYTGLQFQKYTFNNYPFQFGDTTEYYGDANNLSLNLGLSRNSAGIDPIFPTTGSNIEVSAKMTLPYSLFSNKDYSTMSPVDKYKWMEFYKIKFKADVYNEVAGKLVLRSSAEMGFMDGYNKKLGAPPFERFYVGGTGLFGGRYDGRELIPLRGYENASTYGGEAEDITQRGGGTIYNRFTLELRYPISMNQTAKIYALTFAEGGNVWNSWSTYNPFQLKRSVGIGVRVYMGAFGLIGFDFAYGFDKTLSGDKAGTKTHFLMNQSL
- a CDS encoding thioesterase family protein, giving the protein MEKEVSTTVKVRFSDCDPIGHLNNVKYLDYMFNAREDHVETFYGFTYEEYTKKTGCTWIAIQNEIAYLREVRYNTQVVISSKTIEIQDRTAKVEILMKSLDEKTVHAVLWVTVIYFNLKTRKSEVHPEDIKETFHKFFVSLEQQDFQSRVKFLRSQNAKNS
- a CDS encoding OmpH family outer membrane protein, producing the protein MKNFKITFTFVLFLLFGFSNAQKIGVVDMDYILDKLPQYKEAEARLNSQIDTWQSELQNLQSEYERKKSAFESEKVLLIGDQLKLREKEVMDLEKNIKTTTSLRFGANGEITKLRTNLVVPFQDQIWGAMKTMAEKNGLGTVLDKKDNNVLFVLPRYDYTEKVLTILLKGTDKKEKTSKSKK
- a CDS encoding isoprenyl transferase, producing the protein MSLIKDKINSENLPKHVAIIMDGNGRWAKTRGEDRTFGHKNAINAVRNAINACNEIDIPYLTLYTFSSENWSRPADEVSTLMNLLVETLLLEAEEIFSKGLRMHVIGNLEKLPALVKEQLERVVELTKENTKGNLVLAISYGSQNEILDAVKNISSDVKEGKVDVENIDEKLFESYLYTKDFPPVDLLIRTSGEIRISNFLLWQIAYAELQFLNILWPDFTKDIFFQCIVDYQNKERRYGLTGDQIKAQ
- a CDS encoding DUF6089 family protein, which produces MNKKLLFSFLALLGMVSVKAQRNELGVRLGMSNLVGDVGRTNYILQKPLDLDRMSEWGFPFYGGLLYRFNFNPHQTVRLDLGYNQIQFSDKVAKEEYRANRNSYGKNNVYEASLMFEYNFFPVNNEQVSMVSPYIFGGIGALMFDAPKADLVNDFRRDADGVAQAPLNELDFTTTPQYSLGKKVTMHIPFGVGLKYKFNHNWAVFAEATFRYTLTDQLDHSRILSEDVTSSFNGDILDPSTGSSLLQSGNYYAVSKEREQELINKRNIGDERSKDWMNTFSLGLTYSFGRPPCYCD
- a CDS encoding OmpH family outer membrane protein, encoding MKKLSVLFAAVIMFVSVGMAKAQKIATVDVMGVLNAMPEKKKADAEIKTFLDAKQAEIKKKADAGQAKLKQYSEEAPKKTADENKARETELQKIQEEIAQMQEKAQKDLQAKQDVAFGPIEKKLNDAMEKVAKASGYEFIMDANSSAFVYKGGADATPAVKKRIRDQLIN